In Scylla paramamosain isolate STU-SP2022 chromosome 1, ASM3559412v1, whole genome shotgun sequence, one DNA window encodes the following:
- the LOC135101320 gene encoding transmembrane protein 42-like isoform X2, whose protein sequence is MRGQMYAVISGLLAALASLCGKYAMASTEAQDLCEAALLALHGEEEVTTANQISIICDQYTLVLRVVFFVLMVGVNCVMWTTFTKALRFSSTSLEATITNTAANFFFTAILGQVLFGEIVTILWWMGTVLILCGLLLMHHASNVPPRKPGTRPKIH, encoded by the exons ATGAGGGGCCAAATGTATGCAGTCATTTCAGGACTTTTGGCAGCATTGGCTAGCCTTTGTGGGAAATATGCCATGGCCAGCACAGAGGCACAAGACCTGTGTGAAGCAGCTCTTCTAGCACTGCATGGTGAAGAGGAGGTCACAACTGCAAATCAGATCAGTATCATATGTGATCAG TACACTTTAGTGCTAAGGGTGGTGTTCTTTGTGCTAATGGTGGGAGTGAATTGTGTCATGTGGACCACATTTACTAAGGCACTACGCTTCTCCTCCACATCCCTTGAAgccaccattaccaacactgcTGCCAACTTCTTCTTTACA gCAATCTTGGGACAGGTATTGTTTGGAGAGATTGTTACAATCTTATGGTGGATGGGCACTGTTTTAATATTGTGTGGCCTGCTGCTAATGCACCATGCCAGCAATGTTCCTCCCCGCAAGCCTGGAACAAGACCAAAAATCCACTAG
- the LOC135101320 gene encoding uncharacterized protein LOC135101320 isoform X1, whose protein sequence is MQQHSSCLMLLPQRSLDSCGSRMRGQMYAVISGLLAALASLCGKYAMASTEAQDLCEAALLALHGEEEVTTANQISIICDQYTLVLRVVFFVLMVGVNCVMWTTFTKALRFSSTSLEATITNTAANFFFTAILGQVLFGEIVTILWWMGTVLILCGLLLMHHASNVPPRKPGTRPKIH, encoded by the exons ATGCAGCAACACTCAAGTTGTTTAATGTTACTTCCACAGCGCAGCCTAGACTCATGTGGATCAAGGATGAGGGGCCAAATGTATGCAGTCATTTCAGGACTTTTGGCAGCATTGGCTAGCCTTTGTGGGAAATATGCCATGGCCAGCACAGAGGCACAAGACCTGTGTGAAGCAGCTCTTCTAGCACTGCATGGTGAAGAGGAGGTCACAACTGCAAATCAGATCAGTATCATATGTGATCAG TACACTTTAGTGCTAAGGGTGGTGTTCTTTGTGCTAATGGTGGGAGTGAATTGTGTCATGTGGACCACATTTACTAAGGCACTACGCTTCTCCTCCACATCCCTTGAAgccaccattaccaacactgcTGCCAACTTCTTCTTTACA gCAATCTTGGGACAGGTATTGTTTGGAGAGATTGTTACAATCTTATGGTGGATGGGCACTGTTTTAATATTGTGTGGCCTGCTGCTAATGCACCATGCCAGCAATGTTCCTCCCCGCAAGCCTGGAACAAGACCAAAAATCCACTAG